The proteins below are encoded in one region of Saccopteryx leptura isolate mSacLep1 chromosome 1, mSacLep1_pri_phased_curated, whole genome shotgun sequence:
- the LOC136387808 gene encoding DLA class II histocompatibility antigen, DR-1 beta chain-like isoform X2, translated as MARLWFPGGSWVAALMVTVTILSPLLDGARDTPPHFLEQGKCECHFYNGTQRVRYLERHIYSGQEFMRFDSDVGEYRAVTELGRPSAESWNRQKEYLEQTRAAVDTFCRHNYKGAELFLVHRQTAPTVTVYPAKTERLQHHNLLVCSVHGFYPGHIEVRWFRNGQEEEAGVSSTGLIQNGDWTFQMLVMLETVPQRGEVYTCQVQHPSLTSPVTVEWRAQSESAQSKMLSGVGGFVLGLLFLGAGLCVYFRGQKGHSGLHPTGLLS; from the exons ATGGCGCGTCTGTGGTTCCCTGGAGGCTCCTGGGTGGCAGCTCTGATGGTGACAGTGACGATACTGAGCCCTCTCCTGGATGGGGCCAGGGACACACCAC CACATTTCTTGGAGCAGGGTAAGTGTGAGTGTCATTTCTACAACGGGACACAGCGGGTGCGGTACCTGGAGAGACACATCTACAGCGGGCAGGAGTTCATGCGCTTCGACAGCGACGTGGGGGAGTACCGCGCGGTGACCGAGCTGGGGCGGCCGAGTGCCGAGAGCTGGAACCGGCAGAAGGAGTACCTGGAGCAGACGCGGGCCGCGGTGGACACGTTCTGCAGACACAACTACAAGGGAGCTGAGCTATTCCTGGTGCATCGGCAAA cTGCGCCCACAGTGACTGTGTATCCTGCAAAGACCGAGCGCCTGCAGCACCACAACCTCCTGGTCTGCTCTGTCCATGGCTTCTATCCAGGACACATTGAAGTCCGCTGGTTCCGCAATGGCCAGGAAGAGGAGGCTGGGGTCAGCTCCACAGGCCTGATCCAGAATGGAGACTGGACCTTCCAGATGCTGGTGATGCTGGAAACAGTGCCCCAGAGAGGAGAGGTCTACACCTGCCAAGTGCAGCACCCCAGCCTGACGAGCCCTGTCACCGTGGAATGGA GGGCACAGTCTGAGTCTGCACAGAGCAAGATGCTGAGTGGAGTCGGGGGCTTCGTGCTGGGCCTGCTcttcctgggggcggggctgtgcGTCTACTTCAGGGGTCAGAAAG gACACTCTGGACTTCATCCAACAG
- the LOC136387808 gene encoding DLA class II histocompatibility antigen, DR-1 beta chain-like isoform X1, translating into MARLWFPGGSWVAALMVTVTILSPLLDGARDTPPHFLEQGKCECHFYNGTQRVRYLERHIYSGQEFMRFDSDVGEYRAVTELGRPSAESWNRQKEYLEQTRAAVDTFCRHNYKGAELFLVHRQTAPTVTVYPAKTERLQHHNLLVCSVHGFYPGHIEVRWFRNGQEEEAGVSSTGLIQNGDWTFQMLVMLETVPQRGEVYTCQVQHPSLTSPVTVEWRAQSESAQSKMLSGVGGFVLGLLFLGAGLCVYFRGQKGHSGLHPTGLLS; encoded by the exons ATGGCGCGTCTGTGGTTCCCTGGAGGCTCCTGGGTGGCAGCTCTGATGGTGACAGTGACGATACTGAGCCCTCTCCTGGATGGGGCCAGGGACACACCAC CACATTTCTTGGAGCAGGGTAAGTGTGAGTGTCATTTCTACAACGGGACACAGCGGGTGCGGTACCTGGAGAGACACATCTACAGCGGGCAGGAGTTCATGCGCTTCGACAGCGACGTGGGGGAGTACCGCGCGGTGACCGAGCTGGGGCGGCCGAGTGCCGAGAGCTGGAACCGGCAGAAGGAGTACCTGGAGCAGACGCGGGCCGCGGTGGACACGTTCTGCAGACACAACTACAAGGGAGCTGAGCTATTCCTGGTGCATCGGCAAA cTGCGCCCACAGTGACTGTGTATCCTGCAAAGACCGAGCGCCTGCAGCACCACAACCTCCTGGTCTGCTCTGTCCATGGCTTCTATCCAGGACACATTGAAGTCCGCTGGTTCCGCAATGGCCAGGAAGAGGAGGCTGGGGTCAGCTCCACAGGCCTGATCCAGAATGGAGACTGGACCTTCCAGATGCTGGTGATGCTGGAAACAGTGCCCCAGAGAGGAGAGGTCTACACCTGCCAAGTGCAGCACCCCAGCCTGACGAGCCCTGTCACCGTGGAATGGA GGGCACAGTCTGAGTCTGCACAGAGCAAGATGCTGAGTGGAGTCGGGGGCTTCGTGCTGGGCCTGCTcttcctgggggcggggctgtgcGTCTACTTCAGGGGTCAGAAAG gACACTCTGGACTTCATCCAACAG GGCTCCTGAGCTGA